The Pelosinus sp. IPA-1 genome contains a region encoding:
- a CDS encoding 4Fe-4S dicluster domain-containing protein: MNKIDDRLKFLHYQIDEDWQHVIVIDEAICQNCHNKQCLTFCPSGVFRENKEKKQPLLILYKQCIECGGCRLICNNIDFSYPKGGYGVLFMEGEEQL, encoded by the coding sequence ATGAATAAAATTGATGATCGGCTAAAGTTTCTTCATTATCAAATCGATGAGGATTGGCAACATGTGATTGTTATAGACGAGGCGATTTGTCAAAATTGCCATAATAAACAATGCCTTACTTTCTGTCCATCGGGTGTATTTAGAGAAAATAAAGAAAAAAAACAACCGCTACTCATACTGTATAAACAGTGTATTGAGTGTGGCGGTTGCCGTCTGATTTGCAATAACATTGATTTTTCTTATCCCAAGGGGGGATATGGTGTTCTATTTATGGAAGGGGAGGAACAACTATAA
- a CDS encoding NAD(P)H-hydrate dehydratase, with amino-acid sequence MKVVTVAQMRKIEQAAIEEYGIPGIVLMENAGVEVVKQIENVLGSIHNKRISVFAGTGNNGGDGYVVARHLYNQGAKVKVFLIGSKASVVGDALTNLQIITYMGIDVLEVTNSHDWDKVKIAMTFTDCLVDALLGTGFAGQLRENMTQVVESINKMNKVTIAIDVPTGVDADTGQIQSVAVKASHTITFALAKQGLLLYPAASYVGELCVADIGVPRLLLSDPQIQQNLITSKDAREIFSKRQPDVHKGSCGKVLVVAGSKGLTGAAALASDAALRSGAGMVTLGIAESLHEIMEIKLTEVMTSPLPEAGDGFVGEDAFDEIVTLSLKNDVVAIGPGLGRQTETLELVRQIVKNVEKPLVLDADALYALIDHTSILLEAKSMPVLTPHPGEMARLVGLTPEEVNQDRIYIARQAATEWGSIVILKGARTVVAFPDGEVYINSSGNAGMATAGAGDVLTGVITGLIGQGLSSHEAALAGVYLHGLAGDIVARGGMIGMVASDLIKALPAAIFGIQEKD; translated from the coding sequence ATGAAAGTAGTGACAGTTGCCCAAATGCGAAAAATTGAGCAGGCAGCAATTGAAGAATATGGTATCCCCGGTATTGTTCTCATGGAGAATGCTGGTGTAGAAGTAGTAAAGCAAATAGAAAATGTACTTGGTAGTATACATAATAAAAGGATTTCTGTTTTTGCGGGTACTGGTAATAATGGAGGCGATGGCTATGTTGTCGCTCGGCATCTATATAACCAAGGTGCTAAGGTTAAGGTTTTTTTAATTGGAAGTAAAGCCAGTGTTGTAGGAGATGCATTGACTAATTTGCAGATCATTACTTACATGGGAATTGATGTACTAGAGGTAACTAACTCTCATGATTGGGATAAAGTAAAAATAGCGATGACGTTCACTGATTGTTTAGTAGATGCATTATTAGGTACAGGTTTTGCAGGACAATTACGAGAAAATATGACACAAGTTGTGGAAAGTATTAATAAAATGAATAAGGTGACGATTGCAATTGACGTGCCAACAGGTGTTGACGCGGATACTGGTCAAATTCAAAGTGTAGCAGTCAAAGCTAGTCATACAATAACCTTTGCCTTGGCGAAACAAGGACTTTTGCTATATCCAGCTGCTTCTTATGTTGGGGAGTTATGTGTTGCTGATATTGGAGTTCCCAGGTTGTTATTAAGCGATCCTCAAATTCAGCAAAATCTTATTACGAGTAAAGATGCTCGGGAAATATTTTCGAAGAGGCAACCAGATGTCCATAAGGGGAGTTGTGGAAAAGTCTTAGTCGTAGCTGGTTCTAAAGGTTTGACTGGCGCTGCTGCTCTTGCTTCTGATGCTGCGCTGCGTTCTGGTGCCGGCATGGTGACCTTAGGTATTGCCGAAAGTTTGCATGAAATTATGGAAATCAAATTAACGGAAGTTATGACGAGTCCTTTACCGGAAGCCGGAGATGGCTTTGTTGGAGAAGATGCTTTTGATGAAATTGTAACGCTTTCTTTGAAAAATGATGTAGTGGCTATCGGCCCTGGCCTAGGAAGACAGACAGAAACATTAGAGCTTGTGCGCCAAATCGTGAAAAATGTAGAGAAACCTTTAGTACTCGATGCAGATGCTCTATATGCACTAATTGACCATACTTCTATTTTATTAGAGGCGAAGTCAATGCCTGTGCTGACGCCTCATCCAGGAGAAATGGCGCGTCTTGTCGGTTTAACACCAGAAGAAGTAAATCAGGATCGGATTTACATTGCTAGGCAAGCTGCTACAGAGTGGGGAAGTATCGTTATTTTGAAAGGTGCACGAACAGTTGTAGCATTTCCAGATGGTGAGGTATATATTAATAGTAGTGGTAACGCTGGTATGGCTACAGCTGGTGCTGGTGATGTTTTAACTGGGGTAATTACAGGACTTATTGGTCAGGGGTTATCGAGCCACGAGGCCGCATTAGCTGGTGTGTATCTTCATGGATTAGCTGGAGACATTGTTGCTAGAGGTGGAATGATCGGTATGGTGGCCAGTGATCTTATTAAAGCATTGCCAGCAGCAATATTTGGAATTCAAGAAAAGGACTAA
- the acpS gene encoding holo-ACP synthase codes for MIIGTGIDIIEIDRIKAAIIRQSFVERVFTLSEREYCESRGLQKASSYAARFAGKEAVMKAFGTGLAGGSLQDIEIFLNDKGCPYVNLSGKFAALARALGVNSIHISLTHAREYAAAQAILWGGK; via the coding sequence GTGATTATTGGTACTGGTATTGATATTATTGAAATTGATCGTATTAAAGCTGCTATTATACGCCAATCCTTTGTAGAGAGAGTGTTTACTTTAAGTGAACGAGAGTATTGTGAAAGCCGAGGCTTGCAAAAGGCATCTTCTTATGCAGCTCGATTTGCTGGTAAGGAAGCGGTAATGAAAGCCTTTGGTACGGGTTTAGCAGGTGGAAGTCTTCAAGATATTGAAATCTTTCTCAATGACAAAGGGTGCCCATATGTAAATTTAAGCGGTAAATTTGCCGCTTTGGCTAGAGCTTTGGGGGTTAACTCAATTCATATATCATTGACACACGCGCGGGAGTATGCCGCCGCACAAGCTATTTTATGGGGAGGTAAATAA
- the motB gene encoding flagellar motor protein MotB, with translation MSRRKKHHDAHHEEHMDESWLIPYADILTLLLALFIVLFASAQVDQKKFDQMAYSFNAAFSGSPSVFDNNRAITPEVDASKPNQSTLDSTTEQSHLKETVQLLEIKKQMDRYIQDNNLSGDLNTLLTEDGLMIRIKDSALFTSGSADLRPESLRLGEEIGKLLAPLSQKIVISGHTDNVPINTREFPSNWELSAKRSINFMKFLLGKESKLQPEKFSAIGYGEYRSLEPNDTIDGRAKNRRVEVLIMRNFKM, from the coding sequence ATGTCCAGACGGAAAAAACATCATGATGCTCATCATGAGGAACACATGGATGAATCATGGCTCATTCCTTATGCTGATATATTGACATTGCTGCTTGCACTGTTTATCGTGCTATTTGCATCGGCTCAAGTAGACCAAAAGAAATTTGATCAAATGGCTTATTCTTTTAATGCAGCTTTTAGTGGCAGCCCCTCTGTTTTTGATAACAATCGGGCTATAACGCCAGAAGTTGATGCTTCTAAGCCGAATCAAAGTACGCTTGATAGTACTACAGAGCAATCACATCTAAAAGAAACTGTTCAACTTTTAGAGATTAAAAAACAAATGGATCGTTATATTCAAGATAATAATTTATCTGGTGATCTAAATACTCTACTAACTGAAGACGGTCTGATGATTCGTATTAAGGATTCTGCATTGTTTACTTCAGGAAGTGCTGATCTGCGTCCCGAATCCTTGCGTTTGGGTGAAGAGATTGGCAAGTTATTAGCCCCATTATCGCAAAAAATCGTTATCTCAGGTCATACCGATAACGTACCAATTAACACGCGGGAATTTCCTTCTAACTGGGAATTGAGTGCAAAACGATCAATTAATTTTATGAAGTTCCTACTAGGTAAGGAAAGTAAATTACAGCCTGAAAAGTTTAGTGCGATTGGGTATGGCGAATATCGTTCACTTGAGCCCAATGATACGATTGATGGACGTGCGAAAAATCGACGCGTAGAAGTGCTCATTATGAGAAATTTTAAAATGTAA
- a CDS encoding xanthine phosphoribosyltransferase codes for MDLLKQRIQSDGLVLNDSLLKVDSFLNHQIDPELMMKIGEEFARRFEGESITKILTIESSGIAISVMAGLVLKVPVVFARKKKSVTVNDNLYSTKVYSFTKNESNDIIVSKQFLQKEDKVLIIDDFLANGEAAAGLANIVKQANATVVGIGIVIEKSFQPGAQKLAQAGYRVESLARIGSFSQGQANFLSDD; via the coding sequence ATGGATTTACTAAAACAAAGGATTCAGTCCGATGGCTTAGTTCTAAATGATTCTTTGCTAAAAGTTGATTCCTTTTTAAATCATCAAATTGATCCTGAACTTATGATGAAAATCGGAGAAGAATTTGCTCGCCGCTTTGAAGGAGAGTCAATTACCAAAATCTTAACTATTGAGTCATCAGGAATCGCAATATCAGTTATGGCAGGGCTGGTACTTAAAGTACCCGTTGTTTTCGCACGCAAAAAGAAATCGGTTACTGTTAATGATAACTTATACTCCACAAAGGTTTATTCTTTTACAAAAAATGAAAGCAATGACATTATTGTCTCAAAGCAATTTTTGCAAAAAGAGGACAAGGTCCTGATTATTGATGATTTTTTAGCTAACGGCGAAGCTGCTGCAGGTTTGGCTAATATTGTTAAACAAGCAAATGCTACGGTTGTAGGGATAGGAATTGTAATTGAAAAGTCATTCCAACCTGGAGCCCAAAAATTAGCGCAAGCTGGTTACCGAGTGGAATCACTCGCAAGAATTGGTTCCTTTTCACAAGGACAAGCTAATTTCTTATCAGATGACTAA
- a CDS encoding CopG family transcriptional regulator — protein sequence MYVLTGGGEGVAELRRIMISIPNSLLQEVDGIIAIEKLSRSQFVRDAMRLCIEERKRKEVYDRMRKGYQEMAGINLTLAEEGLLADADTFEMPTLLAERE from the coding sequence ATGTATGTGTTAACTGGCGGGGGTGAAGGCGTGGCAGAATTGAGGCGTATTATGATTAGTATCCCGAATAGTTTGCTTCAAGAAGTGGATGGTATTATTGCTATAGAAAAATTAAGTCGGAGTCAATTTGTGCGCGACGCTATGCGTCTTTGTATTGAAGAACGTAAACGTAAAGAAGTGTATGATAGAATGCGTAAGGGATATCAGGAGATGGCGGGAATTAATCTGACATTAGCTGAGGAAGGATTGCTGGCTGATGCAGATACATTTGAAATGCCTACCCTGCTGGCGGAGCGTGAATAA
- a CDS encoding type II toxin-antitoxin system PemK/MazF family toxin has product MVVKRGDIYYANLSPVVGSEQGGHRPVLVIQNDVGNKYSPTVIVVAITSQISKAKLPTHVEINSKQSSLEKDSVILLEQLRTIDKRRLKEKVSHLNDDIMSMVDESIKVSLGLVEV; this is encoded by the coding sequence ATGGTCGTAAAACGTGGGGATATTTATTATGCCAATTTAAGCCCGGTAGTGGGTTCGGAACAAGGAGGGCATCGTCCCGTTTTAGTCATACAAAATGATGTTGGTAATAAATATAGTCCGACCGTTATCGTGGTAGCCATTACTTCACAAATTTCGAAAGCTAAATTGCCGACTCATGTAGAAATCAATTCGAAACAATCTAGTTTGGAAAAAGACTCCGTTATTTTATTGGAGCAATTACGTACTATTGATAAACGTCGATTAAAAGAGAAAGTCTCTCACTTAAATGATGATATTATGAGTATGGTTGATGAATCGATAAAGGTGAGTTTGGGTTTGGTTGAGGTATAA
- the hydE gene encoding [FeFe] hydrogenase H-cluster radical SAM maturase HydE gives MSKVLDIIKKAESTHSLTKEEIVELLNYDECDQELFMAADRVRSQFVGDQVHLRGLIEFSNICQQNCCYCGLRRDNAKVKRYKLLPNVIIELAKKAKDYDYKTVVLQSGESQSYTVTEMEHIIRSIKALGLAITLSLGEKSKEEYQKYREAGADRYLLRIETTDEKVYESLHPGMSLTNRMRCLVDIKNLGYEVGTGCLVGLPNQTMESLAGDILFFKSLDADMIGLGPFIPNEDTPLAQEVGGSFTLSIKVMAITRLLLPDANIPATTAMETLNKNGRMIALQSGANVVMPNVTEGEYREMYMLYPGKICINDTPKHCRGCITGKIQGIGRQVSTEYGYRQRKK, from the coding sequence GTGTCAAAAGTACTGGATATAATCAAAAAAGCGGAAAGCACTCATTCTTTAACCAAAGAAGAAATCGTAGAATTACTTAATTATGATGAGTGTGACCAAGAATTATTTATGGCAGCTGATAGGGTGCGCAGTCAATTCGTGGGAGATCAAGTACACTTGCGTGGTTTAATCGAGTTTTCAAATATCTGTCAACAGAACTGCTGCTATTGTGGACTAAGAAGGGATAATGCTAAAGTTAAGCGATATAAGTTACTGCCTAACGTCATTATTGAACTTGCTAAAAAAGCAAAAGATTATGATTATAAGACGGTTGTTCTGCAATCGGGTGAGAGTCAATCCTACACTGTAACTGAGATGGAACATATTATTCGCAGTATAAAGGCATTGGGATTGGCTATTACATTAAGCCTTGGTGAGAAAAGTAAAGAGGAATACCAAAAATACAGAGAAGCCGGTGCTGATCGGTATTTGCTTAGGATCGAAACTACGGATGAAAAAGTTTATGAAAGCTTACATCCAGGCATGAGTCTTACCAATAGAATGCGGTGTTTGGTTGATATAAAAAATCTTGGGTATGAAGTAGGAACTGGATGTTTGGTAGGACTTCCGAATCAAACGATGGAATCATTGGCTGGGGATATTTTATTTTTTAAGTCCTTGGATGCCGATATGATTGGACTAGGTCCCTTTATCCCTAATGAAGATACACCATTAGCGCAGGAGGTAGGTGGCAGTTTTACCCTTAGTATTAAAGTGATGGCTATTACTCGATTGTTGTTGCCCGATGCGAATATACCAGCGACTACAGCTATGGAAACTCTAAATAAAAATGGTCGTATGATTGCATTGCAAAGTGGTGCCAATGTTGTTATGCCAAACGTTACAGAAGGTGAGTATCGAGAAATGTATATGCTATATCCTGGTAAGATTTGCATTAATGATACACCAAAACATTGTAGAGGTTGTATTACAGGCAAAATTCAAGGGATTGGTAGACAGGTATCAACCGAATATGGTTATCGACAAAGAAAAAAATAG
- the motA gene encoding flagellar motor stator protein MotA has product MELSTVLGVVVGFVAVGVGMVLKGANLAVLINPAAFLIILAGTAACLLNAFPMEILQKFPTLIKMLFKKPEFMSKVDMLKMFVELSQTARREGILALESRVDEVPDVFLKTGLSMVIDGLDPDFVGDVLEAEIQGMEERHRVGALIFSQAGSYAPTLGVLGAVVGLIAALGNLNDIDALGHSIAAAFVATLLGIFTGYVIWHPFSNKLKMMSKKEVEIRKMMVEGILSLQAGDSPTAIEAKLTVFISQTERNQMKAKTEEA; this is encoded by the coding sequence TTGGAATTATCGACAGTATTAGGTGTTGTAGTTGGTTTCGTGGCTGTTGGCGTTGGGATGGTACTTAAAGGGGCAAATTTGGCGGTGTTAATTAATCCAGCGGCTTTTTTGATTATTCTCGCTGGTACAGCTGCTTGTTTGTTAAATGCTTTTCCTATGGAAATTCTTCAAAAATTTCCGACGCTAATTAAAATGCTATTTAAGAAGCCGGAGTTTATGTCAAAGGTTGATATGCTGAAAATGTTTGTGGAATTATCCCAAACAGCAAGACGTGAAGGTATTTTGGCACTTGAAAGCCGTGTAGACGAGGTGCCAGACGTTTTCCTTAAAACTGGTTTGAGTATGGTTATTGACGGTCTTGATCCGGACTTTGTAGGGGACGTATTGGAAGCTGAAATTCAGGGAATGGAAGAGCGACATCGTGTAGGAGCGTTAATTTTTTCCCAGGCCGGCTCCTATGCTCCAACGTTAGGGGTACTTGGTGCGGTAGTTGGTTTGATTGCTGCATTAGGAAATTTGAATGATATCGATGCTCTTGGACATTCTATTGCAGCTGCCTTTGTTGCTACTTTACTAGGGATATTTACCGGATATGTTATTTGGCATCCATTCTCAAATAAATTAAAAATGATGTCAAAAAAAGAAGTTGAAATAAGGAAGATGATGGTTGAAGGGATACTATCCCTGCAAGCTGGTGATTCACCTACAGCAATTGAAGCAAAACTTACTGTGTTTATTTCCCAAACAGAGAGAAATCAGATGAAGGCCAAAACGGAGGAAGCATAA